Proteins encoded together in one Microcaecilia unicolor chromosome 3, aMicUni1.1, whole genome shotgun sequence window:
- the TMC4 gene encoding transmembrane channel-like protein 4 isoform X2, which yields MRIILLSQASISQEHPQHNHHSEAGSPSSEVQQQEWIAERLEGDSRSVKELPLNLSEKRRIRERQELRMRKMSGWNSWMDRQHRAVQRLWEQTTEAFQYTEMWRGSLHRIEGHFGSGVQSYFSFLRFLVLMNFVTFLLVGGFIVIPNMVFEELQLKINTTSPVTTGNQTCFDYNPKRQGLVQFYEYVMDLLSGTGYMELTYLFYGFYENTAVDLKTFSYNIPLAYLITILFYFLLSLVWTVIRSVNRFKQSLVNEDSSLNNYSNKVFVGWDFCISEEQSVRLKQNSLRYELKMDLEEEALKKRQAAQTKLQCTRVYTLRTIVHLLVLALLGAAFYTIYVATGYSQQLISQDSVVSSNFFLGLLVQYLPSIVITAAITILPIFFNIFSRLEKYSLTWEIKLTLIRCVFLRFASLVILLYSLWTQITCNGQKDESHCKTCGYNNIYPCWETRLGQEMYKLAIFDFLTVLVMILLVDFPRRMIVQHCSCKLIQLWGQQEFQVPSNVLDLIYGQTVCWIGTFFCPLLPLLNTIKYFIIFYLKKMTLLKNCCPAKRTFRASSSNFFFLLVLLFGLALSWVPILYSIFVITPSKACGPFQGQFFIWDTIPNAVEPLPQVTKEFLYFISSQAFLVPIFLLLCILISYLVALANSYGQLVKELKVYMQLEGRDKHFLVKQINRTE from the exons ATGAGGATTATTTTACTGAGCCAGGCTTCCATCTCCCAGGAACAC CCTCAGCACAACCATCACAGCGAGGCAGGATCACCCTCAAGTGAGGTGCAGCAGCAGGAATGGATAGCAGAGAGGCTGGAAGGGGACAGCAGATCTGTGAAAGAGCTCCCCCTGAACCTCTCAGAGAAGCGAAGGATCAG AGAAAGGCAGGAACTGAGGATGAGGAAGATGAGTGGCTGGAACTCTTGGATGGACAGACAGCATCGGGCTGTGCAGCGTCTCTGGGAGCAAACCACCGAAGCCTTCCAGTATACTGAGATGTGGAGGGGCTCCCTGCACAGAATCGAAG GTCACTTTGGATCTGGTGTCCAGTCATACTTCAGCTTCCTGCGTTTCCTGGTTCTGATGAATTTTGTTACCTTTCTGCTCGTCGGAGGATTTATTGTGATTCCAAACATGGTGTTTGAGGAGCTGCAGCTGAAAATCAATACGACCAGTCCCGTGACTACAG GGAATCAGacctgctttgattataaccccAAACGCCAGGGCCTGGTGCAGTTTTATGAGTATGTGATGGATCTGCTTTCGGGCACG GGTTACATGGAGCTTACTTACCTGTTCTATGGCTTCTACGAGAACACGGCTGTGGACCTGAAAACCTTTTCCTATAACATCCCCCTGGCCTACCTGATCACCATCCTCTTTTACTTCCTTTTAAGCTTGGTGTGGACTGTGATCAG GTCTGTCAACAGATTTAAGCAGAGCCTGGTAAATGAAGACAGCAGCCTGAATAATTACAGTAACAAGGTGTTCGTGGGCTGGGATTTCTGCATCAGCGAGGAGCAGTCAGTGCGCCTGAAACAAAACAGCCTGCGTTATGAGCTGAAG ATGGACTTGGAAGAGGAGGCCCTGAAGAAGCGACAGGCAGCACAAACCAAGCTCCAATGTACCAGGGTCTATACCCTGCGAACTATCGTTCACCTACTGGTCCTGGCACTCCTGGGAGCAGCTTTCTACACTATCTATGTGGCCACTGGATACTCCCAGCAGCTGATCAGCCAG GATTCAGTTGTGAGCAGCAACTTCTTCCTCGGACTACTGGTGCAGTATCTCCCGTCTATCGTCATCACTGCAGCCATCACTATCCTGCCCATCTTCTTCAACATCTTCTCCAGACTAGAAAAGTATTCTCTCACCTGGGAAATCAAGCTTACCCTGATCAG GTGTGTGTTCCTGCGCTTTGCCAGCCTGGTGATCCTGCTCTACTCTCTCTGGACTCAGATAACTTGCAACGGACAGAAGGATGAGTCTCACTGCAAAACCTGCGGCTACAATAACATATACCCC TGCTGGGAGACACGCCTGGGCCAGGAGATGTACAAGCTGGCAATCTTTGATTTTCTCACAGTTCTGGTCATGATACTCCTTGTCGACTTCCCCCGAAG aATGATTGTGCAGCACTGTTCCTGTAAACTGATTCAGCTCTGGGGCCAACAAGAGTTCCAGGTCCCTTCCAATGTGCTTGACCTCATCTACGGTCAGACAGTCTGCTGGATTGGCACTTTTTTCTgcccactgctccccctcctcaatactaTCAAATATTTCATCATCTTCTATCTTAAAAAG ATGACACTTCTTAAGAACTGCTGCCCTGCTAAACGGACCTTTCGGGCATCCAGCTCTAACTTCTTCTTCCTGCTGGTGCTGCTCTTCGGTCTGGCCCTCTCCTGGGTACCCATCCTTTACAGCATCTTTGT AATAACTCCATCCAAAGCCTGTGGCCCTTTCCAAGGGCAGTTCTTCATTTGGGACACCATTCCTAATGCTGTTGAGCCTCTGCCGCAAGTCACCAAAGAGTTCCTTTACTTCATCAGCTCCCAGGCATTCTTGGTTCCTATATTCCTTTTGTTGTG TATTTTAATTTCGTACCTGGTAGCACTGGCTAATTCCTATGGGCAGCTGGTGAAGGAGCTGAAAGTTTACATGCAGTTG
- the TMC4 gene encoding transmembrane channel-like protein 4 isoform X1, whose product MLTEEDEDYFTEPGFHLPGTPISNQMLPSLPPLPMQPQHNHHSEAGSPSSEVQQQEWIAERLEGDSRSVKELPLNLSEKRRIRERQELRMRKMSGWNSWMDRQHRAVQRLWEQTTEAFQYTEMWRGSLHRIEGHFGSGVQSYFSFLRFLVLMNFVTFLLVGGFIVIPNMVFEELQLKINTTSPVTTGNQTCFDYNPKRQGLVQFYEYVMDLLSGTGYMELTYLFYGFYENTAVDLKTFSYNIPLAYLITILFYFLLSLVWTVIRSVNRFKQSLVNEDSSLNNYSNKVFVGWDFCISEEQSVRLKQNSLRYELKMDLEEEALKKRQAAQTKLQCTRVYTLRTIVHLLVLALLGAAFYTIYVATGYSQQLISQDSVVSSNFFLGLLVQYLPSIVITAAITILPIFFNIFSRLEKYSLTWEIKLTLIRCVFLRFASLVILLYSLWTQITCNGQKDESHCKTCGYNNIYPCWETRLGQEMYKLAIFDFLTVLVMILLVDFPRRMIVQHCSCKLIQLWGQQEFQVPSNVLDLIYGQTVCWIGTFFCPLLPLLNTIKYFIIFYLKKMTLLKNCCPAKRTFRASSSNFFFLLVLLFGLALSWVPILYSIFVITPSKACGPFQGQFFIWDTIPNAVEPLPQVTKEFLYFISSQAFLVPIFLLLCILISYLVALANSYGQLVKELKVYMQLEGRDKHFLVKQINRTE is encoded by the exons ATGTTGACGGAGGAAGATGAGGATTATTTTACTGAGCCAGGCTTCCATCTCCCAGGAACAC CCATTTCCAACCAGATGCTCCCTTCCCTGCCACCCCTTCCTATGCAGCCTCAGCACAACCATCACAGCGAGGCAGGATCACCCTCAAGTGAGGTGCAGCAGCAGGAATGGATAGCAGAGAGGCTGGAAGGGGACAGCAGATCTGTGAAAGAGCTCCCCCTGAACCTCTCAGAGAAGCGAAGGATCAG AGAAAGGCAGGAACTGAGGATGAGGAAGATGAGTGGCTGGAACTCTTGGATGGACAGACAGCATCGGGCTGTGCAGCGTCTCTGGGAGCAAACCACCGAAGCCTTCCAGTATACTGAGATGTGGAGGGGCTCCCTGCACAGAATCGAAG GTCACTTTGGATCTGGTGTCCAGTCATACTTCAGCTTCCTGCGTTTCCTGGTTCTGATGAATTTTGTTACCTTTCTGCTCGTCGGAGGATTTATTGTGATTCCAAACATGGTGTTTGAGGAGCTGCAGCTGAAAATCAATACGACCAGTCCCGTGACTACAG GGAATCAGacctgctttgattataaccccAAACGCCAGGGCCTGGTGCAGTTTTATGAGTATGTGATGGATCTGCTTTCGGGCACG GGTTACATGGAGCTTACTTACCTGTTCTATGGCTTCTACGAGAACACGGCTGTGGACCTGAAAACCTTTTCCTATAACATCCCCCTGGCCTACCTGATCACCATCCTCTTTTACTTCCTTTTAAGCTTGGTGTGGACTGTGATCAG GTCTGTCAACAGATTTAAGCAGAGCCTGGTAAATGAAGACAGCAGCCTGAATAATTACAGTAACAAGGTGTTCGTGGGCTGGGATTTCTGCATCAGCGAGGAGCAGTCAGTGCGCCTGAAACAAAACAGCCTGCGTTATGAGCTGAAG ATGGACTTGGAAGAGGAGGCCCTGAAGAAGCGACAGGCAGCACAAACCAAGCTCCAATGTACCAGGGTCTATACCCTGCGAACTATCGTTCACCTACTGGTCCTGGCACTCCTGGGAGCAGCTTTCTACACTATCTATGTGGCCACTGGATACTCCCAGCAGCTGATCAGCCAG GATTCAGTTGTGAGCAGCAACTTCTTCCTCGGACTACTGGTGCAGTATCTCCCGTCTATCGTCATCACTGCAGCCATCACTATCCTGCCCATCTTCTTCAACATCTTCTCCAGACTAGAAAAGTATTCTCTCACCTGGGAAATCAAGCTTACCCTGATCAG GTGTGTGTTCCTGCGCTTTGCCAGCCTGGTGATCCTGCTCTACTCTCTCTGGACTCAGATAACTTGCAACGGACAGAAGGATGAGTCTCACTGCAAAACCTGCGGCTACAATAACATATACCCC TGCTGGGAGACACGCCTGGGCCAGGAGATGTACAAGCTGGCAATCTTTGATTTTCTCACAGTTCTGGTCATGATACTCCTTGTCGACTTCCCCCGAAG aATGATTGTGCAGCACTGTTCCTGTAAACTGATTCAGCTCTGGGGCCAACAAGAGTTCCAGGTCCCTTCCAATGTGCTTGACCTCATCTACGGTCAGACAGTCTGCTGGATTGGCACTTTTTTCTgcccactgctccccctcctcaatactaTCAAATATTTCATCATCTTCTATCTTAAAAAG ATGACACTTCTTAAGAACTGCTGCCCTGCTAAACGGACCTTTCGGGCATCCAGCTCTAACTTCTTCTTCCTGCTGGTGCTGCTCTTCGGTCTGGCCCTCTCCTGGGTACCCATCCTTTACAGCATCTTTGT AATAACTCCATCCAAAGCCTGTGGCCCTTTCCAAGGGCAGTTCTTCATTTGGGACACCATTCCTAATGCTGTTGAGCCTCTGCCGCAAGTCACCAAAGAGTTCCTTTACTTCATCAGCTCCCAGGCATTCTTGGTTCCTATATTCCTTTTGTTGTG TATTTTAATTTCGTACCTGGTAGCACTGGCTAATTCCTATGGGCAGCTGGTGAAGGAGCTGAAAGTTTACATGCAGTTG
- the MBOAT7 gene encoding lysophospholipid acyltransferase 7 isoform X2, with product MTPDELTYLAILTFSVPIGFIFKRKGPGVKQLGGAGLGVLLILLTCQIHSLHSLITILVTWLILKVTPRSCHFLVLSWTFIYLLFFRTITYFRLPPPTPFTNAVQLLLTLKMVSLANEVQEYCKAKREDISSFRKPVASVIPRIPSLVEMLCYSYCYVGLMTGPFYRYKTYHDWLQQLDSAYIPSWRPLLLRLRPAPIFGLLFLLVSHLFPLAYVQTDDFYERPFLYRLFYMVPTFFVFRMRFYVAWIFAECGCISAAFGAYPAAAKSRPGGGPTVDYTSAGRSPEGERLAIEYDYETIKNIDCYGTDFSVKVKDGMRYWNMTVQWWLARYIYKNSPVRYFILRSTWTMLISAYWHGIHPGYYLSFLTIPLCLAAEDAMEEGLRHRLSSSGQMVFDWVQWFLKMRAYDYMCMGFVLLTFSDTLRYWGSIYYCIHLLVLGLLLIGHTVAYAAPRSPVKAREQMATASNEKKLEE from the exons ATGACTCCCGATGAGCTGACATACCTGGCTATCTTGACGTTCTCTGTACCCATCGGGTTTATCTTCAAGAGGAAAG GTCCCGGTGTGAAGCAGCTGGGAGGAGCGGGCCTGGGGGTCCTGCTCATCCTGCTGACCTGCCAAATTCACAGCCTGCACTCACTTATTACCATCCTCGTCACTTGGCTTATTCTAAAGGTTACTCCCAG GTCATGCCACTTCCTGGTTCTCAGCTGGACATTCATCTATCTGCTCTTCTTCCGCACAATCACATATTTCAGGTTGCCGCCCCCCACTCCATTCACCAATGCTGtccagctccttttgactctcaAG ATGGTGAGTTTGGCCAATGAGGTGCAGGAATACTGCAAGGCAAAGAGGGAAGATATATCGTCATTCCGTAAACCTGTTGCGAGTGTCATCCCTCGCATCCCCAGCCTTGTGGAAATGTTGTGCTACAGCTACTGTTACGTGGGGCTCATGACAG GTCCCTTTTATCGTTACAAGACATATCATGATTGGCTTCAGCAGCTGGACTCTGCCTACATCCCCAGCTGGCGGCCCCTGCTCCTCCGACTTCGGCCTGCACCCATCTtcggcctcctcttcctcctggtGTCTCACCTCTTCCCGCTGGCTTATGTGCAGACAGATGATTTCTACGAGCGCCCCTTTCTCTACCGCCTCTTCTACATGGTGCCCACCTTCTTTGTCTTCCGCATGCGCTTCTATGTGGCCTGGATATTTGCTGAGTGTGGCTGTATCTCTGCAGCCTTTGGTGCTTACCCTGCTGCGGCCAAGTCACGACCCGGTGGTGGGCCGACCGTGGATTACACATCTGCTGGGAG GTCTCCTGAGGGCGAAAGGCTGGCGATAGAGTACGACTATGAGACAATAAAGAACATCGACTGCTATGGCACCGATTTCAGCGTAAAGGTGAAGGATGGCATGCGCTACTGGAATATGACTGTTCAGTGGTGGCTGGCCCGGTACATCTACAAGAACTCTCCAGTCCGGTACTTCATATTAAG GAGCACCTGGACCATGTTGATCAGTGCTTACTGGCATGGAATTCACCCCGGTTATTATCTGAGTTTCCTGACCATCCCGCTGTGTCTGGCAGCAGAGGACGCCATGGAGGAGGGGCTGCGCCACCGCCTCTCCAGTTCTGGGCAGATGGTCTTTGACTGGGTGCAGTGGTTCCTGAAGATGCGTGCCTACGATTATATGTGTATGGGGTTCGTGCTGCTCACCTTCTCGGACACGCTGCGCTACTGGGGCTCCATCTACTATTGCATCCACCTGCTGGTGCTGGGCCTGCTGCTAATCGGGCATACTGTAGCATATGCTGCCCCTCGCAGCCCTGTCAAGGCCAGGGAGCAGATGGCCACTGCCTCCAATGAAAAAAAGCTTGAAGAATGA
- the MBOAT7 gene encoding lysophospholipid acyltransferase 7 isoform X1 — translation MQKKSPSQLKLLDCKDKIGSRCLVCGVRMTPDELTYLAILTFSVPIGFIFKRKGPGVKQLGGAGLGVLLILLTCQIHSLHSLITILVTWLILKVTPRSCHFLVLSWTFIYLLFFRTITYFRLPPPTPFTNAVQLLLTLKMVSLANEVQEYCKAKREDISSFRKPVASVIPRIPSLVEMLCYSYCYVGLMTGPFYRYKTYHDWLQQLDSAYIPSWRPLLLRLRPAPIFGLLFLLVSHLFPLAYVQTDDFYERPFLYRLFYMVPTFFVFRMRFYVAWIFAECGCISAAFGAYPAAAKSRPGGGPTVDYTSAGRSPEGERLAIEYDYETIKNIDCYGTDFSVKVKDGMRYWNMTVQWWLARYIYKNSPVRYFILRSTWTMLISAYWHGIHPGYYLSFLTIPLCLAAEDAMEEGLRHRLSSSGQMVFDWVQWFLKMRAYDYMCMGFVLLTFSDTLRYWGSIYYCIHLLVLGLLLIGHTVAYAAPRSPVKAREQMATASNEKKLEE, via the exons ATGCAAAAGAAAAGCCCCAGCCAACTCAAATTACTGGATTGCAAAGACAAGATAGGCAGCAGGTGTTTGGTCTG TGGTGTCAGAATGACTCCCGATGAGCTGACATACCTGGCTATCTTGACGTTCTCTGTACCCATCGGGTTTATCTTCAAGAGGAAAG GTCCCGGTGTGAAGCAGCTGGGAGGAGCGGGCCTGGGGGTCCTGCTCATCCTGCTGACCTGCCAAATTCACAGCCTGCACTCACTTATTACCATCCTCGTCACTTGGCTTATTCTAAAGGTTACTCCCAG GTCATGCCACTTCCTGGTTCTCAGCTGGACATTCATCTATCTGCTCTTCTTCCGCACAATCACATATTTCAGGTTGCCGCCCCCCACTCCATTCACCAATGCTGtccagctccttttgactctcaAG ATGGTGAGTTTGGCCAATGAGGTGCAGGAATACTGCAAGGCAAAGAGGGAAGATATATCGTCATTCCGTAAACCTGTTGCGAGTGTCATCCCTCGCATCCCCAGCCTTGTGGAAATGTTGTGCTACAGCTACTGTTACGTGGGGCTCATGACAG GTCCCTTTTATCGTTACAAGACATATCATGATTGGCTTCAGCAGCTGGACTCTGCCTACATCCCCAGCTGGCGGCCCCTGCTCCTCCGACTTCGGCCTGCACCCATCTtcggcctcctcttcctcctggtGTCTCACCTCTTCCCGCTGGCTTATGTGCAGACAGATGATTTCTACGAGCGCCCCTTTCTCTACCGCCTCTTCTACATGGTGCCCACCTTCTTTGTCTTCCGCATGCGCTTCTATGTGGCCTGGATATTTGCTGAGTGTGGCTGTATCTCTGCAGCCTTTGGTGCTTACCCTGCTGCGGCCAAGTCACGACCCGGTGGTGGGCCGACCGTGGATTACACATCTGCTGGGAG GTCTCCTGAGGGCGAAAGGCTGGCGATAGAGTACGACTATGAGACAATAAAGAACATCGACTGCTATGGCACCGATTTCAGCGTAAAGGTGAAGGATGGCATGCGCTACTGGAATATGACTGTTCAGTGGTGGCTGGCCCGGTACATCTACAAGAACTCTCCAGTCCGGTACTTCATATTAAG GAGCACCTGGACCATGTTGATCAGTGCTTACTGGCATGGAATTCACCCCGGTTATTATCTGAGTTTCCTGACCATCCCGCTGTGTCTGGCAGCAGAGGACGCCATGGAGGAGGGGCTGCGCCACCGCCTCTCCAGTTCTGGGCAGATGGTCTTTGACTGGGTGCAGTGGTTCCTGAAGATGCGTGCCTACGATTATATGTGTATGGGGTTCGTGCTGCTCACCTTCTCGGACACGCTGCGCTACTGGGGCTCCATCTACTATTGCATCCACCTGCTGGTGCTGGGCCTGCTGCTAATCGGGCATACTGTAGCATATGCTGCCCCTCGCAGCCCTGTCAAGGCCAGGGAGCAGATGGCCACTGCCTCCAATGAAAAAAAGCTTGAAGAATGA